A single region of the Kwoniella botswanensis chromosome 1, complete sequence genome encodes:
- a CDS encoding histone H4, which translates to MSGRGKGGKGLGKGGAKRHRKVLRDNIQGITKPAIRRLARRGGVKRISGLIYEETRGVLKIFLENVIRDSVTYTEHAKRKTVTSLDVVYALKRQGRTLYGFGA; encoded by the exons ATGTCCGGTCGAGgaaaaggtggtaaaggtttaggtaaaggtggtgcCAAGAGACACAGAAAGGTTTTGAGAGATAACATCCA AGGTATCACCAAACCCGCTATCAGACGTCTCGCTCGAAGAGGTGGTGTTAAGCGAATCTCAGGATTGATCTACGAGG AAACCCGAGGTGTACTCAAGATCTTCCTCGAGAACGTCATCAGAGATTCAGTCACTTACACTGAACACGCCAAGAGAAAGACCGTCACTTCCCTCGACGTAGTCTACGCTCTTAAGAGACAAGGTAGAACCCTCTACGGTTTCGGTGCTTAA